Proteins encoded by one window of Streptomyces sp. LX-29:
- a CDS encoding glycosyltransferase family 4 protein has product MSSTVSSTPVPPHGQSPLHAVQVLGSGAWGSGVHVRSLAAGLVARGLRVTVCAPWSAEQGYGFTAAGARFSPVDARTGAGDVAALRAACSGAGLVHAHGVRSGLLAALALQGRSTPLIVTWHARGRPAGRRAHLARVVERRVARAAAVVLGASSDLVDRARARGARDARLAPVAVPARPPAPDRGDDWWHKTRADLGAVERPLLLSVGRLEADAGFDPLLDAAHAWRDLDPQPLLAVAGEGRDRAALQRRIDDEGLPVRLLGRRDDVPELLAAADMAVLSSPWEARSLLAQEALHAGVPLVATAVGGVPDLVGEAAELVPYGSPEALAAAVLRLLSDPARRAELAAAGLAQAAGWPTEDDTVAHVLRVYDEVAQR; this is encoded by the coding sequence GTGAGCAGCACCGTGAGCAGCACACCGGTTCCGCCGCACGGGCAGTCGCCGCTGCACGCCGTGCAGGTGCTGGGCAGCGGAGCCTGGGGCAGCGGGGTGCACGTGCGCTCGCTCGCGGCCGGGCTGGTGGCGCGCGGGCTGCGGGTGACGGTGTGCGCGCCCTGGAGCGCCGAACAGGGGTACGGCTTCACCGCGGCCGGCGCCCGCTTCTCCCCGGTCGACGCCCGCACCGGCGCCGGCGATGTGGCGGCCCTGCGCGCGGCCTGCTCCGGGGCCGGGCTGGTGCATGCCCACGGTGTGCGATCCGGGCTGCTGGCCGCGCTCGCGCTCCAGGGCCGGTCCACCCCGCTGATCGTCACCTGGCACGCCCGCGGCCGCCCCGCCGGCCGCCGCGCGCACCTGGCCCGAGTGGTGGAGCGGAGGGTGGCGCGCGCCGCCGCCGTGGTGCTCGGGGCCTCCTCCGACCTGGTGGACCGGGCCCGCGCCCGGGGCGCCCGCGACGCCCGGCTCGCCCCGGTCGCCGTGCCCGCGCGGCCTCCGGCTCCGGACCGCGGGGACGACTGGTGGCACAAGACCCGCGCCGACCTCGGCGCGGTGGAACGGCCGCTGCTGCTCTCGGTGGGCCGACTGGAGGCCGACGCCGGCTTCGACCCGCTGCTCGACGCCGCCCACGCCTGGCGCGACCTCGATCCGCAGCCGCTGCTGGCGGTGGCCGGCGAGGGCCGGGACCGGGCGGCGCTGCAACGGCGGATCGACGACGAGGGCCTGCCGGTGCGGCTGCTGGGCCGCCGCGACGATGTGCCCGAGCTGCTGGCGGCGGCCGACATGGCGGTGCTGTCCAGCCCCTGGGAGGCGCGCTCGCTGCTCGCCCAGGAGGCGCTGCACGCCGGGGTGCCGCTGGTGGCCACCGCGGTGGGCGGTGTCCCCGACCTGGTCGGCGAGGCCGCCGAACTCGTTCCCTACGGAAGTCCCGAAGCCCTCGCCGCCGCCGTGCTCCGGCTCCTCTCCGACCCGGCCCGCCGTGCCGAACTCGCCGCCGCCGGCCTCGCCCAGGCCGCCGGCTGGCCCACCGAGGACGACACCGTCGCCCATGTGCTGCGCGTCTACGACGAGGTCGCCCAACGCTGA
- a CDS encoding PucR family transcriptional regulator — translation MHTGRDSAQSGSGDAGLTEAGSEAGPRDAHASAAASPDEGSRDGTDPAGASRGGSEAPEAPEAITQGTITVARALELPALRRGLPEVVVAGDRLSRPVRWAHAGETPNIASLLKGGELLLTTGLGLGPRPAEQRAFVRTLAERDIAALVVELGSRFTTLPAAVVDTARSHGLPLVQLHREVPFVAVTEEIHTEIVNEHYALLRRAEEVHRRCTQALLRGGGVPEILRLLAAFAGNPVFLETPDGLLLYAAGPGPAAQPGTADPLQVWDGLRAQRADRRPEPPAGSVVADVPGGGPGGGPGAVRARLTVLPVARPLAAVHRIAAERTADLLAVVLLQARQEEELAARGRGDFLTDLAEERIEPADAPAQARVLGFRPPGDGPLLPMVMRVGSGLPGAGPAGAPGESWAALAHAVHEELSAVGAPVLMGVRLPEGRMPLLVGLRDAAERGAVADRVAAALRAGVERAWPERAGSRPPVVVVGVAGGWAAVGAELRHAAEAANAAQGLADRPWHDVRRTEVDVLLWRLREHGDLAAFVDRVIGPLLAHDRTARPPLIPTLEAYLAHAGRKAETARELHLNRQTLYDRLARIARLLGSDLEDPQTVLALGLALQARRHVQ, via the coding sequence ATGCACACTGGGCGCGACAGCGCTCAATCCGGCTCCGGAGACGCGGGCCTCACCGAGGCGGGATCCGAGGCGGGACCGCGGGACGCGCACGCTTCGGCGGCGGCCTCCCCCGACGAAGGCTCCCGGGACGGGACCGACCCGGCCGGGGCCTCCCGAGGCGGTTCGGAGGCCCCTGAGGCACCGGAGGCCATCACCCAGGGCACGATCACCGTGGCGCGGGCGCTGGAGCTGCCCGCGCTGCGCCGCGGCCTCCCGGAGGTGGTGGTCGCCGGCGACCGGCTGTCCCGCCCGGTGCGCTGGGCGCACGCCGGCGAGACCCCCAACATCGCCTCCCTGCTCAAGGGCGGCGAGCTGCTGCTGACCACGGGGCTCGGGCTGGGGCCCCGCCCGGCCGAGCAGCGCGCCTTCGTGCGCACCCTCGCCGAGCGGGACATCGCCGCGCTCGTGGTGGAGCTGGGCTCACGCTTCACCACGCTGCCCGCCGCGGTGGTCGACACGGCCCGCTCCCATGGGCTGCCGCTGGTCCAGCTGCACCGCGAGGTGCCGTTCGTGGCGGTCACCGAGGAGATCCACACCGAGATCGTCAACGAGCACTACGCACTGCTGCGCCGCGCCGAGGAGGTGCACCGCCGGTGCACCCAGGCGTTGCTGCGCGGCGGCGGGGTGCCGGAGATCCTGCGCCTGCTGGCGGCCTTCGCCGGCAACCCGGTCTTCCTGGAGACGCCCGACGGGCTGCTGCTGTACGCGGCCGGTCCCGGCCCCGCGGCCCAGCCGGGCACGGCCGACCCGCTCCAGGTGTGGGACGGGCTGCGGGCGCAGCGCGCCGACCGCCGGCCGGAGCCGCCCGCCGGCAGCGTGGTCGCGGACGTCCCCGGCGGCGGTCCGGGCGGCGGCCCCGGCGCCGTACGGGCCAGGCTGACCGTGCTGCCGGTCGCGCGGCCGCTCGCCGCGGTGCACCGGATCGCGGCGGAGCGGACGGCGGACCTGCTCGCGGTGGTACTCCTCCAGGCGCGCCAGGAGGAGGAGCTGGCCGCGCGCGGCCGCGGCGACTTCCTCACCGACCTGGCGGAGGAGCGGATCGAACCGGCGGACGCGCCCGCGCAGGCCCGGGTGTTGGGCTTCCGGCCGCCAGGGGACGGCCCGCTGCTGCCGATGGTGATGCGCGTGGGCTCCGGCCTGCCCGGGGCGGGCCCGGCGGGCGCCCCCGGGGAGAGCTGGGCGGCCCTGGCACACGCCGTGCACGAGGAGCTCTCGGCGGTGGGCGCACCGGTGCTCATGGGTGTGCGACTCCCGGAGGGCCGGATGCCGCTGCTGGTCGGGCTGCGCGACGCGGCCGAACGCGGCGCGGTCGCCGACCGGGTCGCCGCCGCGCTGCGCGCCGGGGTGGAGCGGGCCTGGCCGGAGCGGGCCGGCTCCCGTCCGCCGGTGGTGGTCGTGGGCGTCGCGGGCGGCTGGGCGGCGGTCGGCGCCGAGCTGCGGCACGCGGCCGAGGCGGCCAACGCCGCCCAGGGGCTGGCCGACCGGCCCTGGCACGATGTGCGGCGCACGGAAGTCGACGTATTGCTGTGGCGACTGCGCGAGCACGGCGACCTGGCGGCGTTCGTGGACCGGGTGATCGGCCCGCTGCTGGCCCATGACCGCACCGCCCGGCCGCCGCTGATCCCCACGCTGGAGGCGTATCTGGCGCACGCCGGCCGCAAGGCGGAGACCGCGCGCGAGCTGCACCTCAACCGGCAGACCCTCTACGACCGGCTGGCCCGCATCGCCCGGCTGCTCGGCAGCGACCTGGAGGACCCCCAGACCGTGCTCGCCCTCGGCCTGGCTCTCCAGGCCCGCCGGCACGTCCAGTGA